The proteins below come from a single Cryptococcus gattii WM276 chromosome D, complete sequence genomic window:
- a CDS encoding uncharacterized protein (Similar to SGTC gene model, INSD accession EAL21173.1) gives MAPPEVLSSPLLSLESINILLASPAPQTVDVRIQLLSAKIVVLSNLPSSPACRLDIQKTRFQLGQTYLRDKFDLKCAEIELSMVQRECKELAKRKTHNGDKLGLYPSLENVGKETALEDEAVQSQANELKIEAMRLLVEVEEGLGRPGRAAIWRNSIEAAVKDA, from the coding sequence ATGGCGCCCCCTGAAGTCCtttcatctcctcttctcagCTTAGAAAGTATCAATATTCTCCTCGCTTCACCAGCACCACAGACCGTCGATGTGCGTATTCAACTGTTATCGGCCAAAATTGTGGTCCTCTCAAATCTCCCATCATCTCCTGCATGTCGTCTGGATATTCAGAAGACTAGGTTCCAGTTAGGCCAAACGTATCTAAGAGATAAGTTCGACTTGAAATGTGCCGAGATAGAACTAAGCATGGTCCAAAGGGAATGCAAAGAGCTGGCTAAGAGGAAAACCCACAATGGGGACAAATTGGGACTCTATCCAAGCTTAGAAAACGTTGGTAAAGAAACGGCCCTAGAAGATGAAGCGGTCCAGAGTCAAGCAAATGAACTGAAAATAGAAGCTATGCGTCTTCTGGTGGAAGTCGAAGAAGGCCTCGGTAGACCAGGAAGAGCTGCTATTTGGAGAAATTCGATTGAGGCAGCTGTAAAGGATGCATAA